One window from the genome of Salisaeta longa DSM 21114 encodes:
- a CDS encoding cation:proton antiporter, whose translation MSDQANPVHTIHAFVPESILLDITTVIVLGVGAQWLAWRFRLPSILLLLLAGFLAGPVLQILSPTALQQDWLFAFVSLSIGIILFEGGLSLRLSELREVGSTVRNLITVGVLVTWALGTLGAFYLLDFGWSLAILVGAILTVTGPTVVIPLLRHIRPKGRVSTVAKWEGITIDPVGAILAVLVLETLLLLETPTQHATNVAAAAEHVAIGLGLAVFVALGVSIAATALLVVILQRRLVPDFLRNPMTLMIVAAAFVTSNVLQEESGLLATTIMGIALANQPYVSVQRIVEFKENLQVLLIGSLFILLSARLEMSALQYIDGSVLLFLALLVFVVRPLAVWISSFGTPLEWGEKIFLSWLAPRGIVAAAVASLFAFKLEPIYPQQVGALVPVVFAVIVGTVATYGLTAGPLARWLDLADPNPQGLLFVGANRWVRMVARFVQDLGFDVKLIDTNPDNVEESQAEGLTARRANALSEAVLDDVDLSGVGRVLITIPNEEVAALAALHFSEVFESTDIYQLSAKTEKHAEEGEELPRHLRGRPLFGERTTYQDIERQVKHGATLKVFKLSDDFPTDERQEYYTLSDILEEYKDHTITPLFLVRSTGTLEIVSEAEQFTLRPDDRFVALVDHDGPASTDPAPNVNQAVFEMHSLPSYTNTNGRSLPAETSP comes from the coding sequence ATGAGCGACCAAGCAAACCCTGTTCATACCATTCATGCCTTTGTGCCCGAATCGATACTATTGGATATTACCACGGTCATCGTCCTGGGCGTTGGCGCGCAGTGGCTGGCTTGGCGCTTTCGGCTGCCGTCCATTTTATTACTGTTGCTGGCCGGATTTTTGGCGGGCCCCGTGCTGCAAATCCTGAGCCCCACGGCACTTCAGCAAGACTGGCTGTTTGCGTTTGTGTCGCTCTCCATTGGCATCATCCTGTTCGAAGGCGGCCTCAGCCTGCGCCTCTCGGAGCTGCGCGAGGTGGGGTCTACCGTGCGCAACCTCATTACGGTGGGCGTCCTCGTTACGTGGGCCTTGGGCACGCTGGGCGCCTTTTACCTCTTGGATTTTGGGTGGAGCCTCGCGATTCTTGTGGGCGCCATTCTGACGGTCACCGGGCCTACGGTGGTCATTCCGCTGCTGCGGCACATCCGCCCGAAGGGGCGCGTGAGCACGGTGGCCAAGTGGGAGGGCATCACCATCGACCCGGTGGGCGCCATCCTGGCCGTGCTTGTGCTCGAAACGCTCCTGTTGCTCGAAACCCCCACGCAGCACGCGACCAACGTGGCGGCGGCGGCCGAGCACGTAGCCATTGGCCTGGGACTCGCGGTATTTGTGGCGTTGGGCGTGAGCATCGCGGCCACTGCGCTGCTTGTGGTGATCCTGCAGCGCCGCCTCGTGCCCGACTTCCTGCGCAACCCCATGACGCTCATGATCGTGGCGGCGGCGTTCGTCACGTCCAACGTCTTGCAGGAGGAATCGGGGCTGCTGGCCACCACCATCATGGGCATCGCACTGGCCAACCAGCCGTACGTGTCGGTGCAGCGCATCGTCGAGTTCAAGGAAAACCTGCAGGTGCTGCTCATCGGCTCGCTGTTCATCCTGCTGAGCGCCCGCCTGGAGATGAGCGCGCTGCAATACATTGACGGCTCGGTGCTCCTCTTTCTGGCGCTCCTCGTCTTTGTGGTGCGCCCGCTGGCCGTGTGGATCTCCTCCTTTGGCACGCCGCTGGAGTGGGGCGAAAAGATATTTCTGTCGTGGCTTGCGCCGCGTGGCATTGTGGCCGCCGCGGTGGCCTCGCTGTTTGCCTTCAAGCTGGAACCCATCTACCCGCAGCAGGTGGGCGCCCTCGTGCCGGTCGTGTTTGCCGTGATTGTAGGTACGGTGGCCACGTACGGGCTTACGGCCGGTCCGCTGGCGCGGTGGCTCGACCTGGCCGACCCCAACCCGCAGGGCTTGCTCTTTGTGGGCGCCAACCGCTGGGTGCGCATGGTGGCGCGCTTCGTGCAAGACCTGGGCTTCGACGTGAAGCTCATCGACACGAACCCCGACAATGTGGAGGAGTCGCAGGCGGAAGGCCTCACCGCACGGCGCGCCAATGCGCTCTCGGAGGCCGTGCTCGACGACGTGGACCTCAGCGGCGTGGGCCGCGTGCTCATCACCATTCCCAACGAGGAGGTGGCGGCCCTGGCGGCGCTTCACTTCTCCGAGGTGTTCGAGTCGACCGACATCTACCAGCTCTCGGCCAAAACCGAAAAACATGCCGAGGAGGGCGAGGAGCTGCCCCGCCACCTGCGCGGACGGCCGCTCTTTGGCGAGCGCACCACGTACCAAGACATCGAGCGGCAGGTGAAGCACGGCGCTACGCTCAAGGTCTTCAAGCTCTCGGACGATTTCCCCACCGATGAGCGGCAGGAGTACTACACGCTCTCCGACATCCTGGAGGAATACAAGGACCACACCATCACGCCGCTGTTTTTGGTGCGCAGCACGGGCACGCTCGAAATCGTTTCGGAGGCCGAGCAGTTTACGCTGCGCCCCGACGACCGCTTTGTGGCGCTTGTGGACCATGACGGCCCAGCTTCCACCGACCCAGCGCCCAACGTGAACCAAGCGGTGTTCGAGATGCACTCGCTGCCGTCGTACACCAACACCAACGGCCGGTCGCTGCCGGCCGAGACCTCGCCTTAA
- a CDS encoding glycerophosphodiester phosphodiesterase codes for MLAALLALLLLTPPDTVRTPDGFDLQGHRGARGLAPENTWPAFKKALALGVTTLEMDVVISQDGRVVVSHDPWMSPAFCQTPDGAPVQSLQHVLYQMPYARIRQFDCGQRPNPEFPEQQLTSAPKPLLRTVIERAEAYTRTHDRPAVFYNIETKSRPGGDGQLHPPPDTFAQAVYDVLQATGVTARSTLQSFDVRTLQVAHRRDWPIRLALLVADGWGPDTLPEQLAALGFTPAIYSPEHTLVDAALVEAVHERGMQLIPWTVNDPDRMRRLIGLGVDGLITDYPNRALPVLSNTEPAD; via the coding sequence ATGCTTGCTGCTCTCCTCGCGCTCCTGCTTCTTACGCCGCCCGATACTGTGCGCACGCCGGATGGATTTGACCTGCAGGGCCACCGCGGCGCGCGGGGCTTGGCCCCCGAAAACACGTGGCCCGCGTTTAAAAAGGCGCTGGCGCTGGGCGTCACCACGCTGGAGATGGACGTGGTGATCAGCCAAGACGGCCGGGTGGTGGTCTCGCACGACCCGTGGATGTCGCCCGCCTTCTGCCAAACGCCCGACGGCGCGCCCGTGCAATCCCTGCAGCATGTGCTGTACCAGATGCCCTACGCCCGCATCCGCCAGTTCGACTGCGGGCAACGCCCGAACCCGGAGTTTCCGGAGCAGCAACTGACGTCCGCCCCCAAGCCGCTGCTGCGCACCGTGATTGAACGGGCCGAGGCCTACACGCGCACGCACGACCGGCCGGCCGTCTTTTACAACATCGAGACGAAGAGCCGTCCGGGCGGCGACGGCCAGCTGCACCCGCCGCCCGACACCTTCGCGCAGGCGGTGTACGACGTGCTGCAGGCCACCGGCGTCACCGCGCGCAGCACGCTGCAGTCGTTTGATGTGCGCACGCTGCAGGTGGCCCACCGCCGGGACTGGCCGATTCGCCTCGCCCTTCTTGTGGCCGACGGGTGGGGGCCCGACACCCTTCCCGAGCAGCTGGCGGCCCTCGGCTTTACGCCGGCCATCTACAGCCCGGAGCATACGCTGGTGGACGCTGCCTTGGTGGAGGCCGTGCACGAACGCGGCATGCAGCTCATCCCGTGGACCGTGAACGACCCCGACCGCATGCGCCGCCTCATCGGCCTGGGCGTCGATGGGCTCATCACCGACTACCCAAACCGGGCCCTGCCGGTGCTTAGCAACACCGAGCCTGCAGACTGA
- a CDS encoding Glu/Leu/Phe/Val family dehydrogenase has product MTPSAPATTQNGSAHGFFAQVNRMFDAAAAHTDHLEGILHQIRACDGIVRFEFPIKRDDGSIDVVQAYRAEHSHHKKPTKGGIRYAPNVNVDEVMALAALMSYKCAIVDVPFGGAKGGVCIDARQYSAAELERITRRYTFELIRKNFIGPGVDVPAPDYGTGSREMAWIMDTYNQMTDDDLNGLASVTGKPVGQGGVRGRTEATGRGVYYGVREACSYARDMERMGLDAGMAGKTVVIQGLGNVGYHTARIMQDEGDAVIVGIAEIEGAIYDPDGLDVDAVVEHRRTTGSILDFPGARNIAESAKALELPCDVLVPAALEGVITEENASNIQAKIIGEAANGPVTAQADQMLRERGVLLIPDVYLNAGGVTVSYFEWLRNLSHVRHGRMSRRFEERNAERILRAVDELTAEHFDNELLDSLIERIGFGASEQDLVNSGLEDTMAFAYDEIRIIREEKGVDMRTAAFISAINKIAKSYADMGIFP; this is encoded by the coding sequence ATGACCCCTTCGGCCCCTGCAACCACTCAGAACGGCTCTGCGCACGGCTTCTTTGCGCAGGTCAACCGCATGTTCGATGCCGCTGCTGCCCACACCGATCATCTTGAGGGCATCCTTCACCAGATTCGGGCGTGCGACGGCATTGTGCGCTTCGAGTTTCCGATAAAGCGCGACGATGGCAGCATTGATGTGGTGCAGGCGTACCGCGCCGAGCACAGCCATCACAAGAAACCGACGAAGGGCGGCATCCGCTACGCCCCCAATGTAAACGTGGACGAGGTGATGGCCCTCGCGGCGCTCATGAGTTACAAGTGCGCCATTGTCGACGTACCGTTTGGCGGCGCCAAGGGCGGGGTGTGCATCGACGCGCGCCAGTACTCGGCCGCCGAGCTGGAGCGCATCACCCGGCGCTACACGTTCGAGTTGATCCGCAAGAACTTTATTGGGCCGGGCGTGGATGTGCCGGCGCCCGACTACGGCACCGGGTCGCGCGAGATGGCGTGGATCATGGACACCTACAACCAGATGACGGACGACGACCTCAACGGCCTGGCGTCGGTCACGGGCAAGCCGGTGGGGCAGGGCGGCGTGCGTGGCCGTACCGAGGCCACGGGACGCGGCGTGTACTATGGCGTGCGCGAGGCGTGCAGCTACGCACGCGACATGGAGCGCATGGGCCTCGATGCCGGCATGGCCGGTAAAACGGTTGTCATTCAGGGGCTGGGCAATGTGGGCTACCACACGGCGCGCATCATGCAAGACGAGGGCGACGCCGTTATCGTGGGCATCGCCGAGATTGAAGGCGCCATCTATGACCCCGACGGGTTGGATGTAGACGCGGTGGTGGAGCACCGCCGCACCACCGGATCGATCCTCGACTTCCCCGGCGCCCGCAACATCGCGGAGTCGGCCAAGGCGCTGGAGCTGCCGTGCGATGTGCTCGTTCCGGCGGCACTAGAGGGCGTAATTACAGAGGAGAACGCGTCAAATATTCAGGCCAAAATTATTGGCGAGGCGGCCAACGGACCGGTGACGGCCCAGGCCGATCAGATGCTGCGCGAGCGCGGCGTGCTTCTCATTCCCGATGTGTACCTGAACGCGGGCGGCGTGACGGTCTCGTACTTCGAGTGGCTCCGCAACCTCTCGCACGTGCGCCATGGCCGCATGAGCCGGCGCTTCGAGGAGCGAAATGCCGAGCGCATCCTGCGGGCCGTTGACGAGCTGACGGCTGAGCACTTCGACAACGAACTGCTCGACAGCCTCATCGAGCGGATCGGGTTTGGCGCGAGCGAACAAGACCTCGTCAACTCCGGCCTCGAAGACACGATGGCGTTTGCCTACGACGAGATCCGCATCATCCGCGAGGAGAAGGGCGTGGACATGCGGACGGCCGCCTTCATTAGCGCGATCAACAAGATTGCCAAGTCGTACGCCGATATGGGCATTTTCCCGTGA
- a CDS encoding class I SAM-dependent DNA methyltransferase gives MPRLPTPAPAMRHVPPYAALAAGYDAVMDHVDYGGWAAHVHALLSRHDAPGPRLLELAGGTGRLARHLQPMGPYRYLCTDGSAAMVRGACRTARAASAAFCCARATFPALATAAVAHHAPFDAAVCCYDSVNYLRAPAALGRLFARVAALLRPGGVFVFDHVTPRHGHVHGDDFHDTGTTAAFSYRRTSAYDPSTQTQRTVFTLTRPDGTGAREVHVQRLYAPGTVAARLAESPLQVLGPYDGFTTRPAHDHSLRVHWAVRRPT, from the coding sequence GTGCCTCGCCTTCCCACGCCTGCCCCTGCCATGCGCCACGTGCCGCCCTATGCCGCCCTTGCCGCCGGGTACGACGCGGTGATGGATCACGTGGATTACGGCGGATGGGCGGCGCACGTGCATGCCCTGCTGAGCCGCCACGACGCGCCCGGCCCGCGGCTGCTTGAGCTGGCCGGCGGCACCGGACGGCTGGCGCGCCACCTGCAACCGATGGGTCCGTACCGCTACCTGTGTACCGATGGGAGCGCCGCGATGGTGCGCGGGGCCTGCCGCACCGCCCGCGCGGCATCGGCCGCCTTTTGTTGCGCACGGGCCACCTTTCCGGCCCTGGCCACGGCAGCGGTAGCGCATCACGCGCCCTTCGATGCTGCCGTCTGCTGCTACGACAGCGTCAACTACCTGCGCGCCCCCGCGGCCCTCGGTCGGTTGTTTGCGCGCGTCGCCGCGCTGCTACGGCCGGGCGGCGTGTTCGTGTTTGACCACGTCACGCCGCGGCACGGCCACGTGCACGGCGACGACTTTCACGACACCGGCACCACCGCGGCCTTCTCGTACCGGCGCACGAGCGCGTACGACCCGTCGACGCAGACGCAGCGCACGGTGTTCACGCTCACCCGTCCGGACGGCACCGGCGCCCGCGAGGTACACGTGCAGCGCCTGTACGCCCCCGGCACGGTAGCGGCGCGCCTCGCCGAGAGTCCGCTGCAGGTGCTGGGCCCCTACGACGGGTTCACCACGCGGCCCGCGCATGACCACAGCCTCCGCGTGCACTGGGCGGTGCGGCGGCCCACGTAG
- a CDS encoding amino acid permease yields the protein MPKTTEALDKNLTLFDVYAISTGAMFSSGFFLLPGIASAETGPSIILAYLVAGLLILPPMFSIAELTTAMPKAGGAYYFLDRSLGPLAGTVGGLGTWLALAFKSAFALIGMGAYLALFVELPIKPLAAALTVAFAVLNIVGAKETSGLQRILVTVLVSVLVFYVVQGLMTVAGMEPAAIGKQLTPFLPFGPTGFASTIGLVFVSYAGLTKVASVAEEVQNPDRNIPLGMGLSLLTATFIYVVGTFIMVAVLDPQALREDLTPVATSGEVFLNWLPEPAGLILIVVAAIAAFASTGNAGILSASRYPLAMARDRLVSPRFATLGRFGTPTLAILVTSALMLAIIFGFSEEGVAKLASAFQLLLFALVNFAVIIMRESQLPSYAPGYRSPLYPWMQIAGIVFSLLLIAEMGNLSILFTAFLVIVGIGWYFYYARLHVTREGAIYHLFARLGRYRHDDLDTELQGILEEKGSTEVDSFDRLVARADVLFRPAPHTYADAVAAAAERLSERIDATPEAISRYFLEGSPYSSVSVSHQAVLPYALLPNLEREELVMIHCAGGVEVSLDDAQAPGEGISGTAGRTATAYALFFLVSPREDQSLHLRTQAALVHRIEDASFMTEWREATNEQQAKETLLHHERYLSLHLVAESAAADFIDQRVADLNIPASTLVALVRRNGAIMVPRGDTVLHAGDRITIIGDPAGIERLYELYRQRHGVTRR from the coding sequence ATGCCGAAGACAACCGAAGCGCTCGACAAAAATCTAACCCTGTTCGACGTGTACGCGATCAGTACAGGGGCCATGTTTAGCTCGGGATTTTTCTTGCTGCCGGGCATCGCCTCTGCTGAAACCGGACCGTCTATCATCCTTGCCTATCTCGTGGCGGGGCTGCTCATCTTGCCGCCCATGTTTAGCATTGCCGAGCTGACCACCGCAATGCCGAAGGCCGGCGGCGCGTACTACTTTTTGGATCGCAGCCTGGGGCCGCTCGCCGGAACCGTTGGCGGGCTGGGCACCTGGCTGGCCCTCGCCTTCAAAAGTGCGTTCGCGCTCATCGGCATGGGGGCCTACCTGGCGCTGTTTGTCGAGCTTCCCATCAAGCCGCTTGCCGCTGCGCTCACCGTGGCTTTTGCCGTGCTCAACATTGTGGGCGCGAAGGAGACCAGCGGGCTGCAGCGCATCTTGGTGACGGTGCTCGTTTCCGTGCTGGTGTTTTACGTGGTGCAGGGCCTCATGACCGTCGCCGGCATGGAACCCGCGGCCATCGGCAAGCAACTGACGCCGTTCCTCCCGTTTGGGCCCACCGGCTTCGCGAGCACCATTGGGCTGGTGTTTGTATCGTACGCCGGCCTCACCAAGGTCGCCAGCGTGGCCGAGGAGGTGCAAAACCCCGACCGCAACATTCCGCTGGGCATGGGGCTGTCGCTGCTTACCGCCACGTTCATCTACGTCGTGGGTACGTTCATCATGGTGGCCGTGCTCGATCCGCAGGCGCTGCGCGAAGACCTCACGCCGGTGGCCACTTCGGGCGAGGTGTTTCTGAACTGGCTCCCGGAGCCCGCCGGTCTCATCCTCATCGTGGTGGCAGCCATTGCCGCGTTTGCCTCCACCGGCAACGCGGGCATTCTCTCGGCCTCCCGCTACCCGTTGGCCATGGCCCGCGACCGCCTGGTGTCGCCCCGGTTTGCCACCCTGGGGCGCTTCGGGACGCCCACACTGGCCATTTTGGTGACGTCTGCCCTCATGCTGGCCATCATCTTTGGGTTCTCGGAGGAAGGCGTGGCCAAACTGGCGAGTGCGTTTCAGCTGCTGCTCTTTGCGCTCGTTAATTTCGCCGTCATCATCATGCGCGAAAGCCAGCTGCCGTCGTATGCGCCGGGCTACCGCTCGCCGCTGTATCCGTGGATGCAGATCGCGGGCATCGTGTTTTCGCTGCTGCTCATTGCCGAGATGGGCAACCTGTCGATCTTGTTCACCGCCTTCCTGGTGATTGTGGGCATCGGGTGGTACTTTTACTACGCTCGCCTCCACGTCACGCGCGAAGGCGCGATCTACCATCTGTTTGCGCGCCTGGGCCGGTACCGCCACGACGACCTCGATACCGAGCTGCAGGGCATCTTGGAAGAGAAAGGATCGACGGAGGTCGACTCGTTCGACCGGCTCGTGGCCCGCGCCGATGTGCTCTTTCGGCCGGCGCCCCACACGTACGCAGACGCCGTCGCGGCGGCCGCTGAGCGCCTGAGCGAACGCATCGACGCGACGCCTGAAGCGATTAGCCGCTACTTTTTGGAGGGGTCGCCTTACAGCAGCGTCAGCGTCTCGCACCAGGCGGTGCTGCCGTACGCGCTCCTTCCAAACCTGGAGCGCGAGGAGCTGGTGATGATTCACTGCGCCGGCGGCGTTGAGGTGTCGCTCGACGATGCGCAGGCCCCGGGTGAGGGCATCAGCGGCACCGCAGGCCGCACCGCCACCGCCTATGCCCTGTTTTTCCTGGTGAGCCCGCGCGAGGACCAGAGCCTGCACCTGCGCACGCAGGCCGCGCTCGTCCACCGGATTGAGGATGCCTCCTTCATGACGGAGTGGCGCGAGGCCACCAACGAGCAGCAGGCCAAGGAGACGCTGCTGCACCACGAGCGGTACCTGTCGCTGCACCTGGTGGCCGAGAGCGCGGCGGCCGACTTCATCGATCAGCGGGTGGCGGATCTCAACATTCCCGCGAGCACGCTTGTGGCCCTCGTGCGCCGCAACGGCGCCATCATGGTGCCGCGCGGCGACACCGTGTTGCATGCCGGCGATCGCATCACCATTATTGGCGACCCGGCCGGCATCGAGCGCCTGTACGAGCTGTATCGTCAGCGCCACGGGGTGACGCGCCGCTAA